Proteins co-encoded in one Streptococcus parauberis NCFD 2020 genomic window:
- a CDS encoding homoserine dehydrogenase, with protein MSVKLALLGFGTVASGLPFLLKENGHKINEAAGSEISIVKILVRNEAEKQRLEDRGYNYQFVTSIEEILNDKDIDIVIELMGRIEPAKTYIMDSLRAGKHVVTANKDLIALHGKEIRLLAEELKLAFYYEAAVAGGIPILRSLANSYTSDKITRVMGVLNGTSNFMMTKMVEEGWSYEQALETAQKLGYAESDPTNDVEGIDAAYKVAILSQFAFGMTLDFSDVKHQGISSITPEDVAFAQKLGYVIKLVGTVEETISGVSASVTPTFIPKDHPLASVNGVMNAVFVESIGIGQSMFYGPGAGQKPTATSVMADIIRIARRLKENTIGKAFNEFKVETKLTDKNDNISHYYFAIETPDKKGQLLRLATIFNNQNISLQEVLQDKAKNSRARVVIITHEMSEKQLDTLIDELRKENDFQLLNCFKVLGE; from the coding sequence TAATGAAGCTGCTGGATCAGAAATAAGCATTGTAAAGATATTAGTGAGAAATGAGGCTGAAAAACAGCGCTTAGAAGATAGGGGATATAACTATCAATTTGTCACCTCCATCGAAGAGATACTTAATGATAAAGATATAGATATTGTAATTGAGTTAATGGGTCGAATTGAACCCGCAAAGACATATATCATGGATTCTTTACGAGCTGGAAAACATGTGGTAACAGCAAATAAAGACTTGATTGCCCTTCATGGGAAAGAAATTCGTTTATTAGCTGAGGAATTAAAATTAGCATTTTATTATGAGGCAGCAGTGGCTGGTGGTATACCAATTTTAAGAAGCTTAGCTAATTCCTATACATCTGATAAAATTACGCGTGTTATGGGTGTATTAAATGGAACTTCCAACTTTATGATGACCAAAATGGTTGAAGAAGGGTGGTCTTATGAACAAGCGTTGGAGACAGCTCAGAAACTTGGTTATGCTGAAAGTGATCCAACCAATGATGTTGAAGGAATTGATGCAGCCTACAAAGTTGCTATTTTAAGTCAGTTTGCTTTTGGTATGACCCTTGACTTTAGTGATGTTAAGCATCAAGGTATCTCTAGTATTACACCTGAGGATGTTGCTTTTGCTCAAAAGTTAGGATATGTCATAAAATTAGTTGGAACTGTAGAGGAAACAATATCAGGCGTCTCAGCCAGTGTAACTCCAACTTTTATACCTAAAGATCATCCCCTTGCCAGTGTCAATGGTGTTATGAATGCTGTCTTTGTAGAGTCTATCGGCATCGGTCAATCAATGTTTTATGGACCTGGAGCTGGACAAAAACCAACTGCAACATCTGTTATGGCAGATATTATTCGGATTGCCCGTCGCTTAAAAGAAAACACAATTGGTAAAGCCTTTAATGAGTTTAAAGTGGAAACAAAACTAACAGATAAAAATGATAATATTAGTCATTATTATTTTGCAATTGAAACACCTGATAAAAAAGGTCAACTGTTGCGTTTAGCTACCATTTTTAATAACCAAAATATATCCTTACAAGAAGTACTCCAAGACAAAGCTAAAAATAGTAGAGCAAGAGTGGTTATTATTACACATGAAATGAGTGAGAAGCAATTAGATACTTTAATAGACGAGTTAAGAAAAGAGAATGACTTCCAGTTGCTAAATTGCTTCAAAGTTTTAGGAGAATAG
- the thrB gene encoding homoserine kinase produces MIIKVPATSANIGPGFDSIGLAVSKYLEIEVLEEQNEWYVEHELGDVPHNQDNLLLQTALRLAPDIQPHHLKMTSDIPLARGLGSSSSVIVAGIELANQLANLELSDNRKLTIANQIEGHPDNVAPAIFGQLVIASQLDTGLDYILAPFPDSALVAFIPDYELKTSDSRQVLPQHLSYKQAVKASSVANLAISALLTGDLVKAGRAIENDMFHEVYRQKLVKEFQEIKQVAKSLDAYATYLSGAGPTVMIICPKETEANIVTDLQKLELDGQVISLTVDQNGLQVIK; encoded by the coding sequence ATGATTATAAAAGTTCCAGCTACTTCCGCAAACATTGGACCAGGTTTTGATTCTATTGGACTAGCAGTTTCAAAATATTTAGAGATTGAAGTTCTTGAAGAACAAAATGAATGGTATGTTGAACATGAACTGGGAGATGTACCTCATAATCAGGATAATTTATTACTACAAACTGCCCTGCGTTTAGCACCGGATATTCAGCCTCATCATTTAAAAATGACTTCAGATATTCCCTTAGCCAGAGGTTTAGGCTCTTCGTCATCTGTAATTGTGGCAGGAATTGAATTAGCTAACCAATTAGCCAATTTGGAATTGTCAGATAATAGAAAGCTGACAATAGCAAATCAGATTGAAGGACATCCAGATAATGTAGCGCCAGCCATTTTTGGCCAGTTAGTAATTGCCTCACAATTAGATACTGGTTTGGATTATATTCTGGCCCCCTTTCCTGATTCAGCATTAGTCGCTTTCATTCCGGACTATGAATTGAAGACATCAGATTCTAGACAAGTTCTTCCGCAACACTTGTCTTATAAGCAAGCAGTTAAAGCTTCCTCTGTCGCTAATTTAGCAATCTCTGCATTACTAACTGGTGATTTAGTCAAGGCTGGTCGTGCTATTGAAAATGATATGTTTCATGAAGTCTACCGTCAAAAGTTAGTCAAAGAATTTCAAGAAATCAAACAAGTTGCTAAAAGCTTAGATGCATATGCCACATATCTTTCTGGTGCTGGGCCAACTGTAATGATTATTTGTCCCAAAGAAACTGAGGCTAATATCGTTACTGATCTACAAAAATTAGAATTAGATGGTCAGGTAATCTCCTTAACTGTTGATCAAAATGGCTTACAAGTTATTAAGTAA